gaaataaaatatgattttacagATACTATAATTTGAGCTTCATCATGTCAATTTAATGCCAATtcaaaaaaaatcatcacaacaGAAAGATTTACTTCACCAAAACAATTAATACACAAAATGAGGAAAAATACACAAGACAGAATATGTCAAAATTCACAGTGTTCATCACAAATATATGCAGCGCACAACAAGCACAATAAATCAAAATCACATTGTGTTTGCTTTTCATTATCATTTTCCATCTGAGGAGAGTCGGTTTCAAGATTCAGGAACTAGCTTAACCACCAAGGTCCTTCGTTCAATCATCTTCAGCAGAGATGGTTtaccagaaagaaagaaaacagcctGGAACATCATGGAAAGCAGGCTCTCCCTAAACTGACCTATAGTGTTATTCAGAAATCACAGCTTCAGTATCTGTCAATCATAATCATTATGAGCCTCATACACACTCATCATTTGTCTCATTATTTTGCCATTAGCTCTAACACTAGAACTCAATCAACTTCCTGTGGAGTCAACTCAAATCAACAGCTAATCAAGATCGTTCATCACTTGAAATGACGGGCAGGTGAAGGTGGATGTTGAAAATCAGGAACGAGCCTTCCTTTCGTTCATCAAGCGAATCACTCGAGTCATCATGCAGTCTGGGAAAGCCTGAGCATCCCGGGACATTATGATGCAAGGGTTACAGGGTTTGCATGGGCGTTTAGTCTCATGATTGCTCAGGCAacgagaggtcaaaggtcaacctACACACAAGCTGGGGAACAATAGGCGAGTTCTGTGGCGTGTTCAGCGGCTCTGCACGTACTCTTTCATTACTCTAATCTGTCCAACAGCACAATAGTAAATACAGGGTGGGGACATCATAACTACCCATCTCAGGCCGCCACATATCCACGCTGAACCAGAACGTCCTCGTTGCCTCGGACAGAAGCTGCTTTTTCCCACCACATCTGCTTGGCACTGCGCAGAGAGATGTCACATGCCGGCGGACAGCAAAGGAAGGCCACCCTGGCAGATCATTGTATGATGGTTCCTGCTTCGCAAAGCACCAGGTTTGATGCCGACTGGTGGGTTAGACAAATGCGGCGAATTACATACTGTATGAAAACGACATATTTTTACTCTCCTCTCGTGTCACCGTAGGGTTTTTCTGGTCCTGTTGGATTAGAATGTGGTTGAAGAAGAAGTTCCTTGAACATTTTTGATCTAAATATTGCATGCAACCAGATGGTTTGTTAGCGACTAGGTCCGAGACAGAAATGCGAATGATGGAAAAACGGATGGACTGCGAGTGTAATTTGCTCAGGTTTCATCAGATGTTGAGAGGTTATACTTTGGAGATGTTTTCTTCTTTCTCAGCCAGCTTGTACCCattggttttctctttttgttcTCCGGTGTTAGATCTAGTGAACAACAGAACACGGGCAGTTTATTGTGGAAATTGGAACAATAATATTGGTAAACTTGCAATAAGGTGTGGCCACTTCACCAAAATTTCACAGACAAAAATACTGCCAATACTGTAGGAATGCACAAAGcaccacttaaagggatagttcacccaaaaatgaaaattaccccatgatttactcaccctcaagccaatctatgtgtatttgactttcttctttcagatatacattaaaataaaatattgaatgttttctaaaaaaaaaaaaataaactcaatAATGTGAAGTCCAAAaaaatgcatccatccatcataaaaagtgcctcACACGGATTCAGGAGTTCTGAAGTGAATTGAtgagtttgtgtaagaaaaatcaTCATACACCAGAACGCCACTCTCTCGTGAATGCACATACGACAGTTagtggaagctagagattatATGGTGTTAAATATTAAGGtgttaaatatggatattttaatacaaaaatgcatcaattcacttcagaaggcctttattgaCCCCTGAGAGCCGcgtggagcactttttataatGAATGGATGCACTTCTTAAACCCAATTCACTGGCATTATAAATCTTGAAAGAGCcagagcattttattttatacaaatctgaaagaagaatgtcatTCACCTAAGAtggcttgaggttgagtaaatcatggggtaatgtactatccctttaacacaagTCAGTGTCAAGCCAAGCAGCTTTCTCTTAGCCAGCATGACTGACTTCAACACAAGCACATTTTTGCTGGAAACTTTTTTGCCCTCACCTCAAAATCCTGATCATGCAGATTCTTCACAGAGCAACGGTTAATATGACCGCACCTTTAGCTTAATGAAGAATACTAATAAATCAATGTGGGAATACAGAATTTACAGATCATGTTAAAACAATCACCATGTAGCTGGATTTCAACCAGCAACTGGTAGGTGCCTGAATCTCTCTAAATTAATGTTGGTTAATTCTGATGGGATTTTTACAGTGCAGTTAGATTACATTGAACTATTTGAAGGCATGCGATCAATACAAATAGTAAACAAATTATTTACAACTCAGTCAATTTGTACGGCTTCAAAAGAGATCAACATATACAATACATTTACAGAAGAGGCATGAATTTCATTAGACGTAGTTGACAATTCACTGTAAAGGCAAGGAGTCAGTTCATGGCAATGGTTTCCAAAGTTCTTTGCTCAAATATTTGTTTCTTAATAAAACTCATTGTACTTTTGTTGTTAcatatgtgttttaaaatatctAACAAGATATAAAGTATGCAGTAGACAGACTTGTTTGCAAGGAAAATTAGTCCTTGTCTTTGTGCGAAAAAAGACACTGTTTGCTCCAGTCGCATTAGCCAGTCTTTTGCAGGGAAAAAGGTCTATTGTCAATAGTGTTgcaatgtatgaagcacagctcacacaaaaTTGACATCAAATTAGCATGACAAAAATAAGGTGCTGTCTGTCatatattaaaattttgtggGCAATAAAGTCCACTGTCTACTGTTAACAGATCTATGAATCACAGTCACTTTCAAATCATGCAGTTTACTGATGGTCAACGCGGCAAAATCTAATGACCAACTTTGACCTGTTGTGAAATCTGCATGGGGAAGTCTTTTGTCCTCAAATAAAATTCCTCATTGCGCAGATTCCTATTAAAATGACTCAATTTTATCTTTCTGATAAGCGTAACCATTTAGATAAATGTGACCACAAAAACTTACCCTTTTCTCCAAAGACACCAAACCAGTGTAATGATCAGTAGCAGTCCTAGCACAGAGGCCACTGTTATTGTTGCTAGAATACCTGAAAGGAGAATTAACCTCATAATTAACAGAAGCTAGGTTTAATTTTCTCAGTTATGCTTTTAATGCAGAATTATATTTGTTTTGAACAAGTTTACAAAGTGTCATTTTTCATGTAATATAAAGAATATGATCACAACAtggtttaaaatatatactttttttgttagtgacattaaagtcaacatgaaattgcATTTGCAACCCAATTGTTTTCCATAATGTGATGGATTTCAGAGTGGAGACAAAAATGCAGGACTTGATTTTATTCTTTGGGAATTGCTGAATTATGAAAAGTTACAGATGAAAgttattcctttttatttttttaatttttttttttttacgtttttgaatTCATGTTCATTATGGAATCACGCGTGTAAGTGAGAATGTGAATGCATGAAGAAAGTTTTGGGTAAattctgatttcatgttgactcaaCAGAAGTTAAAAATAACTTGTAACTCCTCAAAAAAGCCAAGACTAGCTTCTTTGTTTAGCAGCTCTCAATATGATTACCAGTCATCACATACTGACATAatgcacaaaaatacacaaatgtgGCTGTGATTACACATGTGTTGACAAAACCCAGTGCTGTCACATGAGACGCGCATGCACATGTATAGGGCGCAGTGGTTTAAAGTAAAGATATCTGTCAAGCACTGCAACACTGCAATTAGAACTTAACCATAGATACGTCAATGATAAGGTCTTAAAGTCATGCTAAGTGCACAAACATGCCCTCTCCATATGTTCAATCTTATGTCAACAGCAATTTTGTTGTGGCCAAAGAGAGTGGTGACGCAACACTGCAGCTGCACGTCACTTCATGGCCACCAGCTCATCGCTTCATATGAGTCTCATAACATAAGACGTCACGTCTGTTAGCTAAGAGTGAAGAAGCGTCGgacatcacaaacacacatgcacacacaactgTTTGTTTTACTATAACGTACCCCAGCTCATCCAAGTAAAGTCTCCttgaaggaaagaaaagaaaactatgaATCGAGAGGAACGTTTTCTGAATATATTGCACATACAAATGATGTGGGACtatatgagagagaaaaaaaccacacacacacaaaactatattggacaccattgacttccattgttgGGATAGACATAAAACTCCTTTGTGCTCAGtagaataaaaaaagtcaaataggattggaatgacatgatggtaagtaaatgatgacagaatttgaatAAAATCAGAAATATTCACTACTGCGGATCATACAAGCtccatagattatttttttcttttaactcaATACAAGTACGTATATAAACTTAAGCCATTGCACTTTATAATATTTCTACATCACTTCTGAAaagcatttataatataaaaagggACATGTTTGCTCCTTACAAGTGGaaaaagtgatacatttttaattgacgTTTAATTTTACAATCCATGATCTAGACATTTCACAAAGAATTTTATAGACCAAAATCTGAGTCAGTGTCCAAAAAAAGGTTACGCTGTCTGCTGTCTCTCTGGGTTCAGATCACACCCAAAAAACTGTACAACACAGCATTCGAGAACTTGagaatgttaaaatactttaagTGCCCTTTGTCCCTTTTAATTTGCGCTCGACTCTTTGAGCTTTTcccaataaaatgtttaaatatgccCTCACCATGATGGTCTTCTGTCTTTTTGTGCATTGCATATCATAATTAAAATGGTTTGAGCCATATGCTCCCACAAAAATATCACTAATGCTTAAAACAGGCCAGCCTTTAGTCTAGACTTATCATTAGATAGTTAATCTGGATCTTGAAGGCTGGAAATTGTGTGGTCCTGTCGACATCCTTCCAGCAAAAGCATACTGTCCAGTTCATTGGAAAGTAACTACAAAGTTTTCCTAACCAGCTGCGTAACATATCATGAACACTATTTGCTTAACAAGTCATTTCAACTACTGCAAAAGCAAAACTAGTTCGAGACAAAGATTGTCTGAGTCTCAAAGACAGTGTTAGAGGGTACcatcaaactaaataaatattactcaAATGACATGCTAGCCTTAGGAGCTGAGTTGACTATATGAATATTGTGCGTGACAGCATACTGCAGAAATTAAGGCCCTCTGGGGAGGAATGTGGCCCTCGCTGGGTCTAATCTTCCCATTCAGCACGTTGAGGTCTGTGGTAAGTTAAGGCTGAGTTGAAGTCCTTCGGGACTGTCGCTTGAGGATGCCCTATGGTGGTTTTCATGTTGGGGTTTCTATGCTGGTTGATTTGCCTCCTCATCTTCTTCAGCATGGCTTCAGCCAGTGATTGTTCGAGCTCGGCGGCTTCATCCCGAGATCTTCCTTGTACGAGTTTTCTTATGGTCTGAAGGTCTAGATCAGACCGGCAGTGCAAGTAACTCCTGAGGTTTAACTCTGGAAAAACGACCTCTCTAAGAGCTTCAACCATCAGACCCTTTGCATGGTATTTATCGAGCTGATGCATGACATTCTCCTCCAGGGATACAAAGCATATCCCTTTAGCCGTATCAAATGCTCCCAtataccatggtgttggtgtgttcTTCCCAACGGAAGAGGAGTAGCCAGTATTGCTTTGCACCTTGTTCTTTGACCACTGCTCTTTCCGAGTTGCCTGGCTCCAGTGTCCCTCCTTCTTGGACTTTTTCAACTTCTTGTCCTTTCCCGGTTGGGAACCCAACTTTGGCAGAAGTTGGTAGAGTCCCTCATCGGCCAAATCCGCAAGGTCACCCACCAGAAGCTTCTGGATGACTTGCTTCCTCTGAAAGGGGGATTCCGCTGAAAGAATACCATACAGTCCTGCACCAGACACAATGTAGAGAGGTGTTCAAGCTTAGCATTGAAACGGAGGACTGCTAGGGTAAAACTTTACTAGTGCAGGGGTTGGAAGGAAAAATGAAGGACCAGGCTTTCTTCTCCATAATTTAGCTTCTTAAGAAACATTGCCATGCAGTAAAGAACACAGCAAGTGGTATCGATGAATTTAGCCTTCATGCAAGGATGTAAGCAAACAGCAAGACTGAAGCAGATCCCAAGCCTCCGGTAATGACAGCAAACCCAAACTTCTCTCATAGCAACAAAATGCCTGACATTTAGATGTAAACTCTGTGGTGCACCAACTCTAAAACCAGGTTTGGAGGGAAAGATTTATGCAAGTTGAAGCATCTAATTTAAAACCCAGCATTTGTTTCGAAGGAGCCTGCAGCAGCAAAGGTCTTTCATTCAGGAAAAAAGGTAACAGTGCATAAATGGAAGCCTTGAGCAGATGTTAAAAGAGAGACAAAGCCAACTTGAAAGCTTTCATTCCTATCGATTCTTTGATAGGAAACCATGGCACTAATAAAGCTTCTCTTCAAGCATTGCAGcagatattttaacatttaggTTTGCTGGCAATATATCATACAAAATCAAACTGCAATCTAGACAATACTTACCATCCTTGAAGGAAACCAGTACCACTCTGTTATCTGCGATTTGTGGTTTACGGTAATTTCCGTGAAGTGGCACAGTAGTAGACTCTTGGGCATTAGAAGCATACAGAGCTGTGGCCAATGCCATAAACTGTACAGACACAACAATAACATTACTACAcacaatataaattaaatttaaattaaatgtatgcatttagcagacgcttttatccaaagcgacttaaggggccgtcacactagactttaaacgtgcaaaattattttggacgccactgcgaatatgggcgggagcaagataaaacgttctctcctcaattatcacatagattaatatgtgcttgtactgtcTTTTGCAACGGcatcgaaagcgtcttattatattgtactctctgtatatctctctctatatataaatatatacttacaCCGTAAgcaatacaaaattatttaaacatcctCATTCACAtgtaccatctgttcctgtttcaaCTGACACTGTGAACCATGTagcttcttttttaatttaatttttataatcttttaaatatgcattatgGACGCTGCGCtacagctaaagttatatagcgTTTCCTTCGTTTTTGAATTTCTATAACGTTACAGAGGGGTCACGCAGTGATGTCtcgatcttctactggtcccacagcttcacgtgatgcgaattcacAGGttagagttcaccaaacttgaactttggaacgcagcgaaatgcaaaattttttGCATGAGCTTGcatttccggtctgacgcattcgcatgcgtatgaatggaagtcaatggaacgaaaagtgcagtgtgaccaccccattaaagtgcattcaggctataaattttacCTATGaagtgttcccagggaatcgaacccccaactttgcgcttgatagcgcaatgctctaccaattgagctacaggaacactatagaCAATATAGACAGCTGAGACTATTGACTCAGAGTTGCAAGTCACAAACAAAGAGTCAAAGCTTGGCGGTGTTTGCAGTTAGGTGTTTGCAGTTATGCCATAACTACATGCACTACATCTATTGACAACCACAAGTAGCGGTATTCTGATGAAATACTGATGAAACATTTTTCCAAGTACCATGTGAATCATGTTTGCTGCTAATGGATATATTTG
The sequence above is drawn from the Carassius gibelio isolate Cgi1373 ecotype wild population from Czech Republic chromosome B25, carGib1.2-hapl.c, whole genome shotgun sequence genome and encodes:
- the ca12 gene encoding carbonic anhydrase 12 isoform X1; amino-acid sequence: MPLTLIFVILIACPLEFTGAKWTYNGPDGEHNWSSNYPFCGGAFQSPIDFQTQLLRYDPNLPPIQVQNYNLSTNEQLTLSNNGHSVQLSLPSHMYISSFPQRYSAAQLHFHWGSSNLLTGSEHTVNGKRFAGEMHIVHFNSDKYPNISMAVDKHDGLAVLGVFIEIGEFNPAFDKFFKYMNGIKYRDQKIQVAAFNIHALLPARLDEYYRYDGSLTTPPCYPSVLWTVFRRPVTISRKQFMALATALYASNAQESTTVPLHGNYRKPQIADNRVVLVSFKDGLYGILSAESPFQRKQVIQKLLVGDLADLADEGLYQLLPKLGSQPGKDKKLKKSKKEGHWSQATRKEQWSKNKVQSNTGYSSSVGKNTPTPWYMGAFDTAKGICFVSLEENVMHQLDKYHAKGLMVEALREVVFPELNLRSYLHCRSDLDLQTIRKLVQGRSRDEAAELEQSLAEAMLKKMRRQINQHRNPNMKTTIGHPQATVPKDFNSALTYHRPQRAEWED